The proteins below come from a single uncultured Desulfovibrio sp. genomic window:
- the aspS gene encoding aspartate--tRNA ligase translates to MSEQTQNQDLQLEHQKYIEDVGDWTRTHSCGQLTLADDGAEVCLMGWAQYRRDHGGLIFVDLRDRDGLTQVVFSPEVSAAAHESAHILRSEYVLAIRGRVRPRPEGMTNPNLVTGGIEVVVTEWKLLNTSKTPPFPIEDRTDAGENLRLTWRYLDLRRPRMQANLRLRHRVAQSIRRYLDEGGFLEVETPILTKSTPEGARDFLVPSRLNNGEFYALPQSPQLFKQLLMVGGLDRYFQIVRCFRDEDLRADRQPEFTQVDIEMSFVDEEKVMTMAEGLMVRVFKEVMGMDIPHPFPRMKYEEAMARFGVDKPDTRFGLELHDITDIVRGSGFKLFAAARLVKAMKVPGGESMTRKEIDAYTDFVKIYGAQGLAWIKIRENEWQSPIAKFLSDEERKGIAAALDLKVGDIVFFQAGEPAMVNAALGNLRVHLGNQLGLIPEGSFNFLWVTEFPLFEYDEEEKRYVACHHPFTSPAPGHLELMRSDPAHTRARAYDMVLNGNEVGGGSIRIHSAEVQRRMFEALGFTPELAEEQFGFLINALEQGAPPHGGLAFGLDRLVMLLAGAQSIRDVIAFPKTQKATCLMTQAPSPVSAKQLRELGLRLRETDKPADAAAQQ, encoded by the coding sequence ATGAGTGAGCAGACCCAGAATCAGGACCTTCAGCTGGAGCATCAGAAGTATATTGAAGACGTGGGCGACTGGACCCGCACCCATTCCTGCGGGCAGCTGACCCTGGCCGATGACGGGGCCGAGGTCTGCCTCATGGGCTGGGCGCAGTACCGCCGCGACCACGGCGGTCTCATCTTTGTGGACCTGCGCGACCGTGACGGCCTCACGCAGGTGGTTTTCAGTCCCGAAGTGTCGGCGGCAGCCCACGAAAGCGCCCACATTCTGCGCTCCGAATATGTGCTGGCCATCCGGGGCAGGGTGCGTCCCCGCCCCGAAGGCATGACCAATCCCAACCTGGTCACCGGCGGCATCGAGGTGGTGGTGACGGAATGGAAGCTGCTCAATACCTCCAAGACGCCCCCCTTCCCCATTGAAGACCGCACCGATGCCGGCGAAAATCTGCGCCTGACCTGGCGCTATCTGGACCTGCGCCGGCCGCGCATGCAGGCCAACCTGCGCCTGCGCCACCGGGTGGCCCAGTCCATCCGCCGCTATCTGGATGAAGGCGGTTTTCTGGAGGTGGAAACCCCCATTCTTACCAAGTCCACCCCCGAGGGCGCCCGCGACTTTCTGGTGCCCAGCCGCCTGAACAATGGCGAATTCTACGCCCTGCCGCAGTCGCCGCAGCTTTTCAAGCAGCTGCTCATGGTGGGCGGACTGGACCGCTATTTCCAGATTGTGCGCTGCTTCCGTGACGAAGACCTGCGGGCCGACCGTCAGCCGGAATTCACGCAGGTAGATATCGAGATGAGCTTTGTGGATGAGGAAAAGGTCATGACCATGGCCGAAGGCCTCATGGTGCGCGTCTTCAAGGAAGTCATGGGCATGGATATTCCCCATCCCTTCCCGCGCATGAAGTATGAAGAAGCCATGGCCCGCTTTGGCGTGGACAAGCCGGATACCCGCTTCGGTCTGGAACTGCACGATATCACGGACATTGTGCGCGGTTCGGGCTTCAAGCTCTTTGCTGCGGCCAGGCTGGTCAAGGCCATGAAGGTTCCCGGCGGCGAAAGCATGACCCGCAAGGAAATTGACGCCTATACCGATTTCGTCAAGATTTACGGCGCCCAGGGACTGGCCTGGATCAAGATCAGGGAAAACGAATGGCAGTCGCCCATTGCCAAGTTCCTTTCCGACGAAGAGCGCAAGGGCATAGCCGCCGCGCTGGACCTGAAGGTGGGAGACATCGTCTTCTTCCAGGCCGGCGAACCGGCCATGGTCAATGCCGCGCTGGGCAACCTGCGCGTGCATCTGGGCAATCAGCTGGGTCTCATTCCCGAAGGCAGCTTTAATTTCCTCTGGGTTACCGAGTTTCCGCTCTTTGAATACGACGAGGAAGAAAAGCGCTACGTGGCCTGCCACCATCCCTTTACCTCGCCGGCACCCGGACATCTGGAACTCATGCGCAGCGATCCGGCCCATACCCGTGCCCGCGCCTATGACATGGTGCTCAACGGCAATGAAGTGGGCGGCGGTTCCATCCGCATTCATTCGGCCGAGGTGCAGCGCCGCATGTTCGAGGCCCTGGGCTTCACGCCGGAACTGGCCGAGGAGCAGTTCGGCTTTCTCATCAATGCCCTGGAGCAGGGCGCGCCGCCGCACGGCGGCCTGGCCTTCGGCCTGGACCGCCTGGTCATGCTGCTGGCCGGCGCCCAGAGCATTCGCGATGTCATTGCCTTCCCCAAGACCCAGAAGGCCACCTGCCTCATGACGCAGGCGCCCTCGCCCGTATCGGCCAAGCAGCTGCGTGAGCTGGGACTGCGCCTGCGGGAAACGGACAAGCCCGCTGATGCCGCAGCGCAGCAGTAA
- a CDS encoding DMT family transporter: protein MTSTRAALVAMHLATVLFGISGVFGRLTQCSAAMIVFGRTVFALGLLWLLLQWRGQRPWQGLNRRQLGGLACSGVLLALHWYTFFQGIKVGGVAVGTLGFACFPAFVALFEHMFFHERITRVEKALMLAVTLGLILVTPRFDLRDGGTAGLLWGIASGAIYALNAIANRFFVHRISGEQACWVQYAVIAPLTLCIVAGELPRVTAMDWLWIACLGLLCSGLAYTLYVNSLRVLTARLAAIIIALEPVYAILVSWLLLHETPSLRMLCGGVIILGAVVLAGLRRQRA, encoded by the coding sequence GTGACATCCACGCGAGCGGCCCTTGTGGCCATGCATCTGGCAACGGTGCTTTTTGGCATATCCGGTGTTTTCGGGCGGCTGACGCAGTGCAGTGCTGCCATGATTGTTTTTGGGCGCACGGTTTTTGCCCTGGGCCTGCTCTGGCTGCTGCTGCAATGGCGCGGGCAACGTCCCTGGCAGGGCCTGAACAGGCGGCAGCTGGGCGGTCTTGCCTGTTCCGGTGTGCTGCTGGCCCTGCACTGGTATACCTTTTTTCAGGGGATCAAGGTGGGGGGCGTGGCCGTGGGCACCCTGGGCTTTGCCTGCTTTCCCGCCTTTGTGGCCCTGTTTGAGCACATGTTCTTTCACGAGCGCATTACTCGTGTGGAAAAGGCCCTCATGCTGGCCGTGACCCTGGGGCTGATCCTGGTGACGCCGCGCTTTGACCTGCGTGACGGCGGTACGGCGGGCCTGCTGTGGGGCATTGCTTCCGGGGCCATCTATGCCCTCAATGCCATTGCCAACCGCTTTTTTGTGCACCGCATCAGTGGCGAACAGGCCTGCTGGGTGCAGTATGCCGTCATTGCGCCCCTGACGCTCTGCATTGTGGCCGGCGAGCTGCCGCGGGTCACGGCCATGGACTGGCTGTGGATAGCCTGCCTGGGGCTGCTGTGCAGCGGACTGGCCTATACCCTGTATGTCAACAGCCTGCGCGTGCTGACGGCCCGTCTGGCGGCCATCATCATTGCGCTGGAACCGGTCTATGCCATTCTGGTCAGCTGGCTTTTGCTGCACGAAACGCCGTCCCTGCGCATGCTGTGCGGCGGGGTCATCATTCTGGGGGCCGTGGTGCTGGCAGGACTGCGCCGGCAGCGGGCCTGA